Genomic segment of Bacteroidales bacterium:
GACCGGTCTAAAGACATTACCATCCTGGAGTTACTCGACAGGGTTTTGAACAAAGGGGTGATCCTTACGGGAGATATTGTAATTTCTGTAGCAGATATCGACCTGGTGTATGTTGGGTTGAAATTAATGTTAAGCTCGGTTGAGTCCATGGAGCAGTTAAGGTCCGGAAAATCAGTAGCGAAAGAGTAAATAATTAATTAAATGCGCTGAAATGGATAAGATGATTTATTCCATATTATCCGTAAAAAACAATCCTGAGAAATTAAATACGCTGTTGGTTGGGATAAAGGGTATTGCGGGGACGGGCTTATTTGCTGTTTCCTTTGATCAGATTTCTGCGGTAGTCAGCAACATCAAAAGAGCTGATTTAATTGCAGATAAAACAAATGCCATTGAATATGCCGGGGTGATCGAAAAACTGGCACAACAATTTACGCTTCTTCCAATGCGATATGGTTCCCTTATGGAATCAACCGACGCGATTAATAAAATGCTCGGAAGAAACTACCATGAATTTCAACAAAACCTTCATAAAGTTGAAAACAAGTGTGAATTCGGGCTGAAGATCTTTTGTGATTCCGAAAAGTTAAAGGCAGAACTGAGGGCAAAATCAGAGGCAGATACTAAAACACCCGCCAAACCTGCCCCGGAAATTAAAAATTCAGTGTACAGGGATTACGTAAATAAAAAGCTTAAAGAGCACAGGCTTGAGGAATTGCTCTTAACCTATGTTGATTCGGTCATTTCAGAAATCATGGGATACCTTGCCCGATTGAACGCGGTCAATAAATTCAAAAAGATGGCAACCGCAACAAATATAATCGATGCGGTTTTTTTACTTGAGAAGGAGAAGAAAAGCGAATTAATTCAGGCGGTTGAAGATTTACAAAACCAATATCCCGGGCTAAACTTTGTCTTAACCGGGCCCTGGCCGCCGTATAATTTTGTTGAAATCACCATAAAGTAATCAGGACGATGAGTGAAAATAAAATATTATTTAATACCGGATCGCTCGATGAACTTTCGGAGGAGATCGGGAAACTAACAAGCAATGAAGAATCCAGGCTAAAGCTCACCCCCGACAATGCAGATTCAGGGCTGGCAAAACTGGTACTAACCTTAGTTGAACTCATCCGTAAACTGGTTGAAAAGCAGGCTATGCGAAGAGTTGACGGCGGATCATTAACGGAAGCCGAAATCGAACGGTTGGGAGAAACCCTCATGAAGTTAGAGATGAAAATGGAAGAGCTGAAAAAGCATTTTAATCTCACCGACCGCGACTTAAATATCAATCTCGGTCCGTTGGGTGATTTGATGTAAAAGACAAAGCTAAAAGCCTTTCACAATGAGGACGCTGATATATGTTCCCATCATTCATTCAAGCGCCGACATGGGCTCTCTGGGAAAAGAACTTAAGAACAAAAGTGTTTCTGAATTGGGAGAAAATGTATGGCAAAAGCACACCGATACTGTAAATGGCTACTGGGATGCAATTGAATCCTACTTTGAAAACATTGATATTTACATTAAGGGGATTAAAATATATCAGGACGGAATGTTTGTTGATGGTGAAATAGCGATGAAAATCATTAACGAAGGCATCAAATCAGGGAGCAAAAATTTTGAAATAGTCTCAAACCTTATCGATCGGGGGGCATCACTTATCAAGACTGAAGATTTCAAAATGGTGAAAGATGAATACGATGGACTTCAATCTATCTTAAAATCAAAAACTAATATTAAGAAACTCTTTCTACTACTCAGGTATAAAGTTTTAAAACCAATATTTTTAATCAGGAGGGATAAATTTATTACCGGCAGGATAGCCGAAACGCTGGGCCAAAACGAAACCGGAATTCTTTTTATCGGGGCTTATCACAATATCATGAAAAGACTGCCCAAAGATATTACTGTGATCGAATTGAAGGAAATTGCAAAAATCCGAAAATATCAAAAAGCAATTCAATCTGATTCTAAAATTAAAACACTACAACTTAAACAACTTACGGAATACCTGATTAAAAAATGATGTTGGAAAAAGTTGCTGAAAAAGAAGTCGGCAAAAACAGGTTCGCAACCTTCTGAAGCCGAAACGCTGAAGCTCATTCATGAGCTTGAGGTACACCAGATTGAGCTGGAATTGCAGAACGAAGAACTCGTCCTGGCCGACCACTTAATGAGAAACTCAGGATCACGTATAGGGACAATCTGAATAACTCAAAACTCGAGTTTCAAAGAAAGATAAAAGGTTCTGCCAAATCCCCAGAAACCACTGAAGTCATCAATCGTATGGGAATAGCCATCCTGGCCCCTGATGATATACTTGCTGTTCAGCGCATTCAGGCAGCCCAGGTCAGCTCTGGCCTTTAAGGAACCAACCCGGAAAGGACATTCCAGGTGTATATCGAGAGTTTGATAAGACGGAATACGGTAAGATTGACTCCGGTCATTTGGATTTGTCCTGGAAGTTGGACTAAAATCAGCATAATACCGGTCATAATACATCCAGGAAACTGAAATATCAATGGTTCGCATGATCCTGATATCTGCAAACAAGGAAACCTGCGTCTGAGGGGCATCTCCAACATACAATCCATCGGCATAAACCTGTATCGTGTCAACAACAGCCTGATCATCATTAAAGACAAATGCCGTTACATCATTCTTCCATTTCCAGTT
This window contains:
- a CDS encoding gas vesicle protein — translated: MHDNVIDRSKDITILELLDRVLNKGVILTGDIVISVADIDLVYVGLKLMLSSVESMEQLRSGKSVAKE
- a CDS encoding GvpL/GvpF family gas vesicle protein — protein: MDKMIYSILSVKNNPEKLNTLLVGIKGIAGTGLFAVSFDQISAVVSNIKRADLIADKTNAIEYAGVIEKLAQQFTLLPMRYGSLMESTDAINKMLGRNYHEFQQNLHKVENKCEFGLKIFCDSEKLKAELRAKSEADTKTPAKPAPEIKNSVYRDYVNKKLKEHRLEELLLTYVDSVISEIMGYLARLNAVNKFKKMATATNIIDAVFLLEKEKKSELIQAVEDLQNQYPGLNFVLTGPWPPYNFVEITIK
- a CDS encoding gas vesicle protein K, producing MSENKILFNTGSLDELSEEIGKLTSNEESRLKLTPDNADSGLAKLVLTLVELIRKLVEKQAMRRVDGGSLTEAEIERLGETLMKLEMKMEELKKHFNLTDRDLNINLGPLGDLM